From Daphnia pulicaria isolate SC F1-1A chromosome 4, SC_F0-13Bv2, whole genome shotgun sequence, one genomic window encodes:
- the LOC124336726 gene encoding cingulin-like protein 1 translates to MHARLNAPRSPCESESIGYSLLSIETEKLQGDLESYRRDLARQSDQFDLEKRIFQQRAAALEEDKRGLHRQVEEAYLENQSLHVQLDQAKTSLEQLSLGCDSLSKEKEELRRSLDELQSEFHKEMSRAQQQLDIRIQKTLELGLDIEALNHQLEETQAAKKALEQSINCELEEVSSHLQSSKLKIAGQSLKITELEGQLECLRTELLTKNETFSILETEKQQLCETKLSLEQQMSALQSAFEMSKQEFQARLEKVNIELESATAQIADFCEVTSSLKEQLEVALQDKLQSDNLSSQLEADINKLCKERDNLQVEVQQLLHSAQVSSEKFQAEKDVAC, encoded by the exons ATGCATGCACGTCTAAATGCGCCCAGGTCTCCTTGCGAAAGTGAAAGCATTGGTTACAGTTTATTGTCCATTGAG acCGAAAAGTTGCAGGGTGATTTGGAATCTTACCGAAGAGATTTAGCTCGCCAATCTGACCAATTTGATttggagaaaagaatttttcaacaacgcgcTGCTGCCCTTGAGGAAGACAAACGCGGTCTCCATCGCCAAGTTGAAGAAGCCTATCTCGAAAATCAATCTCTTCATGTTCAATTGGATCAGGCCAAGACAAGCTTAGAACAGCTCTCACTTGGCTGTGATTCTCTTAGCAAAGAGAAGGAAGAACTTCGTCGCTCTCTAGATGAGTTGCAATCAGAATTCCACAAGGAGATGAGCCGGGCTCAACAGCAATTGGACATCCGCATCCAAAAAACTTTGGAACTGGGTCTTGACATCGAGGCATTGAATCACCAACTTGAAGAAACTCAAGCTGCAAAGAAGGCTTTGGAGCAGTCCATCAAT TGTGAACTGGAGGAAGTATCAAGTCATTTGCAATCGAGCAAGTTAAAAATTGCTGGTCAGTCACTGAAGATAACGGAATTGGAAGGGCAGCTTGAATGCCTCCGTACTGAGCTTCTGACCAAGAACGAAACCTTTTCAATCTTGGAAACTGAAAAACAGCAATTGTGTGAGACCAAACTTAGTCTGGAGCAGCAAATGTCCGCTTTGCAATCTGCTTTTGAGATGTCAAAACAAGAGTTTCAAGCGCGCTTGGAAAAAGTAAACATCGAGTTAGAATCAGCAACTGCTCAAATTGCAGACTTTTGCGAGGTTACTTCATCTCTTAAAGAGCAGTTGGAAGTGGCACTGCAAGACAAGCTACAGTCAGATAACCTCTCGTCACAACTTGAAGCTGATATCAACAAACTATGCAAAGAACGTGATAATTTGCAAGTGGAGGTTCAACAGTTATTGCATTCAGCTCAGGTATCTAgcgaaaaattccaagctgAAAAAGATGTTGCGTGTTAA
- the LOC124338644 gene encoding uncharacterized protein LOC124338644, with protein sequence MLKISWLLELKMKLKQLQSLGVTKNLVRFSKANKKATLAITSKGLVTLIMESLPQSHRHEKIGLSVRYPRKMYCPSPSALQYLPQGSPFHHSLSFHEFILRNISSMVPLLVLLDQPISLAGYVRQRFRFVHHRDQQHQQKSRLGLEWLG encoded by the exons atgttaaaaatttcttggcTGTTGGAATTAAAGATGAAGCTGAAGCAACTACAATCATTGGGGGTCACCAAAAACCTCGTAAG GTTTTCAAAAGCAAACAAGAAAGCAACCTTAGCAATTACGTCAAAAGGGCTAGTGACATTAATCATGGAATCACTACCACAGAGTCACAGACATGAGAAGATTGGCTTATCAGTACGCTACccaagaaaaatgtattgtcCCTCCCCGTCTGCCTTGCAGTATCTACCACAGGGAAGTCCATTCCACCACTCTTTGTCTTTCCacg AGTTCATTTTAAGGAATATTTCCTCAATGGTGCCCCTCTTGGTTCTGTTGGATCAGCCAATAAGTCTGGCTGGATATGTCAGACAAAGATTTCGTTTTGTTCATCATCGAG ACCAACAACACCAGCAAAAATCACGTCTGGGTTTAGAGTGGCTGGGCTAG